From a region of the Sandaracinaceae bacterium genome:
- a CDS encoding HAMP domain-containing protein, giving the protein MRALFLRIYLTVGVAALATALGMITIASLPRFLREREGRHEPPGHLAQPGIEGRPDRGGPGGVGPRHGHRPRRPHWRRLSADDATVFVAEAARRLRAGEPPHRVFEEARPWVGDNLHLRPRDRLRLDPEELATLEQGGVVVHGPPHRREALALVPLRDSVVVGLLPLGEPTPIGGHILGTILLMAFAAFGLGLALWPLRRQLLRLSDTAERFIAGDLGARVEVSGEDAMQDIAKAFNGMAARSQELLARHRELLQSVSHEMRTPVARMLFTLDLLENEPDAKSRASILAEMRSTTTEMSKLTEELLEFYRLEPGTPALHMKPVDLAELVDDVASRWEGAQVVRPNAPAMVRGDERLLFRAIDNLASNAVRYAGAPTLRLEVDPSAPGWIVHVDDTGEGIPSECRERVFEPFVRLEGSRSRTTGGSGLGLSIVQRITQLHGGTVRIDQSPAGGCRVSMRLPAGS; this is encoded by the coding sequence GTGAGGGCGCTGTTCCTGCGCATCTACCTCACGGTGGGCGTGGCAGCGCTGGCCACGGCGCTGGGCATGATCACCATCGCCTCCCTCCCGCGCTTCCTGCGCGAGCGTGAGGGGCGTCATGAACCCCCTGGCCACCTGGCCCAGCCGGGCATCGAGGGACGGCCGGACCGCGGAGGCCCTGGGGGGGTAGGTCCTCGGCATGGGCATCGTCCGCGAAGACCTCATTGGCGCCGTCTTTCAGCGGACGACGCCACGGTGTTCGTGGCGGAGGCCGCCCGACGCCTGCGCGCCGGAGAACCCCCACACCGTGTGTTCGAAGAGGCGCGTCCGTGGGTGGGCGACAACCTGCATCTGCGCCCGCGCGACCGCCTCCGCCTGGACCCCGAAGAGCTGGCCACGCTCGAGCAGGGCGGCGTGGTGGTCCATGGCCCGCCGCATCGGCGCGAGGCTCTGGCGCTCGTTCCGCTGCGCGACTCCGTGGTGGTGGGGCTGCTGCCGCTCGGCGAACCCACGCCCATCGGCGGTCACATCCTCGGGACCATCTTGCTGATGGCCTTTGCTGCCTTCGGGCTCGGTCTGGCGCTCTGGCCGCTGCGCCGGCAGCTGCTGCGCCTCTCCGACACGGCGGAGCGCTTCATCGCCGGCGACCTCGGTGCACGCGTGGAGGTCAGTGGCGAGGACGCGATGCAGGACATCGCCAAGGCGTTCAACGGGATGGCCGCGCGCTCGCAGGAGCTCCTGGCGCGCCATCGCGAGCTGCTGCAGTCGGTCTCGCACGAGATGCGCACTCCCGTGGCGCGCATGCTCTTCACGCTGGACCTGCTCGAGAACGAGCCCGACGCGAAGTCGCGCGCCAGCATCCTCGCGGAGATGCGCTCCACCACCACCGAGATGAGCAAGCTGACCGAGGAGCTGCTCGAGTTCTACCGCCTCGAGCCGGGGACGCCCGCGCTGCACATGAAGCCGGTGGACCTGGCGGAGCTCGTGGACGACGTGGCTTCGCGCTGGGAGGGAGCCCAAGTCGTCCGGCCGAACGCGCCCGCGATGGTGAGGGGCGACGAGCGCCTGCTCTTCCGGGCCATCGACAACCTGGCCAGCAACGCGGTGCGTTATGCCGGCGCTCCAACGCTCCGGCTGGAAGTGGATCCGAGTGCACCAGGGTGGATTGTCCACGTGGACGACACGGGCGAAGGCATCCCATCTGAGTGTCGCGAGCGCGTCTTCGAGCCCTTCGTGCGTCTCGAGGGCAGCCGCAGCCGCACCACCGGCGGCTCGGGTCTGGGCCTCTCCATCGTGCAGCGCATCACGCAGCTACACGGCGGGACCGTCCGTATCGATCAGAGCCCGGCGGGAGGCTGCCGGGTGTCCATGCGCCTCCCCGCAGGCAGCTAG
- a CDS encoding hemerythrin domain-containing protein: MPAAEPARSIPRHEWSAHPNYPGNLLLLGSHSNFRTINRQLVVQAESMDHGADLGWLARRHDLWIQAMRSHEAYEEQKLYPYLEARWGVSFLDARTGHEALHEVDVRVRAAFEAHDASEAADALRRHEELLTAHLELEEDLVIPLLLELPRAEFLHFTHSSIRVLLHELANQALPSS, translated from the coding sequence ATGCCTGCCGCCGAACCTGCCAGGTCCATCCCTCGCCACGAGTGGTCTGCTCACCCGAACTACCCAGGCAACCTCTTGCTGCTGGGCTCTCACTCGAACTTCCGCACCATCAACCGCCAGCTGGTGGTGCAGGCCGAGTCCATGGATCACGGCGCCGATCTCGGCTGGCTGGCGCGCCGCCATGACCTCTGGATCCAGGCGATGCGCAGCCACGAGGCTTACGAGGAGCAGAAGCTGTACCCCTACCTCGAAGCGCGCTGGGGCGTGTCGTTCCTGGACGCACGCACGGGCCACGAAGCGCTGCACGAGGTGGACGTGCGCGTGCGCGCGGCCTTCGAAGCCCATGACGCGAGCGAAGCCGCCGACGCGCTGCGGCGCCATGAAGAGCTGCTCACCGCGCACCTCGAGCTCGAAGAAGACCTGGTCATCCCCTTGCTCCTCGAGCTCCCCCGCGCCGAGTTCCTGCACTTCACCCACTCTTCCATCCGCGTCCTCCTGCACGAGCTCGCGAACCAGGCGCTCCCTTCCTCGTGA
- a CDS encoding DUF1294 domain-containing protein, producing the protein MLSTDIGRALLIALLAYNALVAAVFVLDKGLARRGARRVSERTLLGLAACFGAPGALLAMRAVRHKTQKPRFRIGVPLLLLAQAGALGAWVFLR; encoded by the coding sequence ATGCTCTCGACTGACATCGGCCGTGCGCTCCTGATCGCGCTGCTCGCGTACAACGCGCTGGTGGCGGCAGTGTTCGTGCTCGACAAGGGGCTCGCCCGGCGTGGCGCGCGGCGGGTCTCGGAGCGCACGCTGCTGGGGCTCGCAGCCTGCTTCGGTGCCCCGGGGGCGCTCTTGGCGATGCGCGCCGTGCGCCACAAGACGCAGAAGCCACGCTTCCGCATCGGGGTGCCGCTCTTGCTGCTGGCCCAAGCGGGCGCGCTGGGCGCCTGGGTGTTTCTGCGCTAG